The following coding sequences lie in one Aquabacterium olei genomic window:
- a CDS encoding methyl-accepting chemotaxis protein: MGLFSNSRLGTRLIAGFLTVVLLGAIGSAVGIHALGRLNEHSHRLYDKELLGISYVKEANINLIYVGRARARLALASNEAERAAARATIDKATADLMQWLGQARPKFYTLEGQAMLRQLDGLVSTWQTATQAYLVAATPERLAQRDAELIRLDGEVQAANRQLDDRLTELTRVKEKQGQEAAEEGNAVYRSVMWTMLLLTGASAVIGVGIGVLMTRGLTRQLGGEPGDVAALAGAIAAGDLSTRIDTRRAQPGSVVAGMAEMQQSLRRLVGQVRTSSDSIATASGQIATGNLDLSQRTEEQASNLQQTAASMEQLTGTVATNAETARQASALATAASGVAAEGGEAVQRVVSTMADITASSRQIAEIIGVIDGIAFQTNILALNAAVEAARAGEQGRGFAVVAGEVRSLAQRSAQAAREIRTLIHSSVEKVESGSGLVEAAGRTMAEVMAQVRQVSDLIGEISSATQEQNTGIGQVGQAMSQLDQVTQQNAALVEESAAAAESLSQQASQLVAAVSVFRVAD, translated from the coding sequence GTGGGCCTGTTCTCGAATTCCCGTCTCGGCACCCGGCTGATCGCCGGTTTTCTGACGGTGGTGCTGCTGGGGGCCATCGGGTCCGCGGTGGGCATCCACGCACTGGGTCGCCTCAATGAGCACAGTCATCGCCTGTATGACAAGGAGTTGCTCGGCATCTCGTATGTCAAGGAAGCCAACATCAACCTGATTTACGTGGGCCGCGCGCGGGCACGGCTCGCGCTGGCGAGCAACGAGGCCGAACGCGCCGCAGCGCGGGCCACGATCGACAAGGCCACGGCCGACCTGATGCAGTGGCTGGGTCAGGCCAGGCCCAAGTTCTATACCCTCGAGGGGCAGGCCATGTTGCGCCAGCTTGATGGCCTCGTCTCGACCTGGCAGACGGCCACCCAGGCCTATCTGGTGGCGGCCACGCCCGAGCGTCTGGCACAGCGTGACGCCGAACTGATCCGGTTGGACGGCGAGGTGCAGGCGGCCAACCGTCAGCTCGACGATCGGCTGACGGAGCTGACGCGGGTGAAGGAAAAGCAAGGGCAGGAAGCGGCCGAAGAGGGCAATGCGGTGTACCGCTCGGTCATGTGGACGATGCTGTTGCTCACGGGCGCCTCCGCCGTGATCGGCGTGGGCATTGGTGTGCTGATGACGCGCGGCCTGACGCGCCAGCTCGGCGGCGAGCCGGGCGACGTGGCGGCCCTGGCGGGGGCAATTGCGGCGGGCGACCTGAGCACCCGGATCGACACCCGGCGCGCCCAGCCGGGCAGCGTGGTGGCGGGCATGGCCGAGATGCAGCAGTCGCTGCGGCGCCTGGTGGGCCAGGTGCGCACCAGCAGCGACAGCATTGCGACCGCCTCCGGCCAGATCGCCACGGGCAACCTGGATCTGAGCCAACGCACCGAAGAGCAGGCCAGCAATCTGCAGCAGACCGCGGCCTCGATGGAGCAGCTGACCGGCACGGTGGCCACCAATGCGGAAACCGCCCGTCAGGCCTCGGCCCTGGCCACGGCGGCCAGCGGGGTGGCGGCCGAAGGCGGCGAGGCCGTGCAGCGTGTGGTGAGCACCATGGCGGACATCACGGCCTCAAGCCGACAGATCGCCGAGATCATCGGCGTGATCGATGGCATCGCCTTCCAGACCAATATTCTTGCGCTGAACGCGGCGGTGGAAGCCGCGCGGGCCGGCGAGCAGGGCCGAGGTTTTGCGGTGGTGGCCGGCGAGGTGCGCAGCCTGGCACAGCGCAGCGCCCAGGCCGCCCGCGAGATCCGCACGCTGATCCACTCGAGCGTGGAGAAGGTCGAGTCGGGCAGTGGCCTGGTGGAAGCGGCTGGCCGCACCATGGCCGAGGTCATGGCCCAGGTTCGCCAGGTGAGTGACCTGATTGGTGAGATCAGCTCGGCCACGCAGGAGCAGAACACCGGCATCGGCCAGGTGGGGCAGGCCATGAGCCAGCTCGATCAGGTCACGCAGCAGAACGCGGCCCTGGTGGAGGAAAGCGCCGCGGCGGCCGAGAGCCTCAGCCAGCAGGCCTCGCAGCTGGTGGCCGCGGTCAGCGTCTTCCGCGTGGCCGACTGA
- a CDS encoding pyridoxal phosphate-dependent aminotransferase produces MHVSRRAQSIQPFLAMEFGKHAAALEAAGHRVIKLNLGEPDFGAPPAVLAALRNVADGTPLPYTGALGLPALREAIAGFYQTAHGVTVAPERIVVTAGASAALLLATAALVDPGDEVLVGDPSYPCNRQFLSGFGADVRLVPTDASTRFQLDLAAVQRHWSARTRGLMVATPSNPTGTSVPPAELAAMCQWARQHGAWRLVDEIYLNLSDADAEGRPAQTVLAADPDAIVINSFSKYFGMTGWRLGWAVVPTELVPVMERLAQNYYICASTPAQLAALACFTPESLAVCEARRAEFAARRTLVLEGLATAGLRVPVQPDGAFYVYIDVSETGLDAMQFCERALHEAHVALTPGHDFGHCSAASHVRLSYAASRADLEEGVQRLARFVATLR; encoded by the coding sequence ATGCACGTTTCCCGTCGCGCCCAGTCCATCCAGCCCTTTCTTGCCATGGAGTTCGGCAAGCACGCCGCCGCACTCGAGGCGGCCGGCCACCGCGTGATCAAGCTCAATCTGGGCGAGCCCGATTTCGGCGCCCCGCCGGCCGTGCTGGCTGCGCTGCGCAACGTGGCCGACGGCACCCCGCTGCCCTACACCGGCGCCCTGGGTCTGCCCGCCCTGCGTGAGGCCATTGCCGGTTTCTACCAGACCGCCCACGGCGTGACCGTGGCGCCCGAACGCATCGTGGTCACAGCTGGCGCCTCGGCGGCACTGCTGCTGGCCACCGCCGCGCTGGTCGACCCGGGCGACGAGGTGCTGGTGGGGGATCCGTCCTACCCGTGCAACCGCCAGTTCCTCAGCGGTTTCGGGGCCGATGTGCGGCTGGTGCCCACGGACGCCAGCACGCGCTTCCAGCTGGATCTGGCGGCGGTGCAGCGCCACTGGAGCGCCCGCACCCGCGGCCTGATGGTGGCAACGCCGTCGAACCCCACGGGCACCTCGGTGCCGCCTGCCGAACTGGCCGCGATGTGCCAGTGGGCGCGTCAGCACGGCGCCTGGCGCCTGGTCGACGAGATCTACCTGAACCTCAGCGACGCCGATGCCGAAGGCCGCCCGGCGCAGACCGTGCTGGCCGCCGACCCCGATGCCATCGTCATCAACAGCTTCTCGAAGTACTTCGGCATGACGGGCTGGCGCCTGGGCTGGGCCGTCGTGCCCACCGAGCTGGTTCCGGTGATGGAGCGCCTGGCGCAGAACTACTACATCTGCGCCTCGACCCCGGCGCAACTGGCCGCGCTGGCCTGCTTCACGCCGGAATCGTTGGCGGTGTGCGAAGCGCGCCGTGCCGAGTTCGCTGCGCGTCGCACGCTGGTGCTCGAAGGCCTCGCCACCGCGGGCCTGCGCGTGCCCGTGCAGCCGGACGGCGCCTTCTACGTCTACATCGACGTCAGCGAGACCGGTCTGGACGCCATGCAGTTCTGCGAACGCGCCCTGCACGAGGCCCATGTGGCGCTGACGCCGGGACACGACTTCGGCCACTGCAGCGCCGCCTCGCACGTGCGCCTGTCGTATGCGGCCTCGCGCGCCGATCTGGAAGAAGGCGTGCAGCGGCTGGCGCGCTTCGTCGCCACGCTGCGCTGA
- a CDS encoding NAD(P)H-dependent oxidoreductase yields the protein MAQRVFVWAAHPRAGSLSEGLAEAYAGGAQEAGAEVRVLKLSEMAFDKGGFAGYGHANAPLEPDLQRWQEAMTWCDHMLWVHPYWWGAMPAQAKAVLDRALTPGFGFKYRAQGLMWDKLLSGRTADVIITSDTPPLWDRLVFGLPGRRVLKNQVLGFCGIRCRSVVQWGPVKTASPQKVAGWLDQARAMGVAAARRSA from the coding sequence ATGGCACAGCGTGTCTTCGTCTGGGCGGCCCATCCACGGGCGGGCTCGTTGTCGGAAGGGTTGGCTGAAGCCTATGCGGGCGGTGCGCAGGAAGCGGGCGCCGAGGTGCGCGTGCTCAAACTGTCCGAGATGGCGTTCGACAAGGGCGGCTTCGCCGGCTACGGGCATGCCAACGCCCCCCTCGAGCCCGACCTGCAGCGCTGGCAAGAGGCCATGACCTGGTGTGACCACATGCTGTGGGTTCATCCCTACTGGTGGGGCGCCATGCCGGCTCAGGCCAAGGCCGTGCTGGACCGGGCGCTCACGCCGGGCTTCGGTTTCAAGTACCGCGCGCAGGGCCTCATGTGGGACAAGCTGCTGAGCGGCCGCACGGCCGACGTCATCATCACGTCCGACACGCCGCCGCTGTGGGACAGGCTGGTGTTCGGCCTGCCCGGGCGCCGCGTGCTGAAGAACCAGGTGCTGGGCTTTTGTGGCATCCGCTGCCGCAGCGTGGTGCAGTGGGGGCCGGTCAAGACGGCTTCGCCGCAGAAGGTGGCCGGCTGGCTGGACCAGGCGCGCGCGATGGGGGTTGCAGCGGCCAGGCGCTCGGCGTGA
- a CDS encoding IMPACT family protein produces the protein MPLTLAAPVHSELLIKKSRFIGCVQAVPDRAAAQAIVAALWAEHPTATHVCWALLAGGQSAAVDDGEPSGTAGRPMLEVLRRQDLEGVLATVVRYYGGIQLGAGGLVRAYTDSVAQALLQAEKVPIRRLTALCCEAPYALEGLVRRELDAAGAQLHDVAHGEAVVFQFSVTEEAAAALQARLNEAGHGRLRWPDPQH, from the coding sequence ATGCCCCTGACCCTTGCCGCCCCCGTCCACAGCGAACTGCTGATCAAGAAGAGCCGCTTCATCGGCTGCGTGCAGGCGGTGCCCGACCGCGCCGCGGCGCAGGCCATCGTGGCCGCCCTGTGGGCCGAGCACCCCACCGCCACCCATGTGTGCTGGGCGCTGCTGGCCGGTGGCCAGTCGGCCGCGGTGGACGACGGTGAACCCAGTGGCACGGCAGGGCGCCCCATGCTGGAGGTGCTGCGCCGCCAGGACCTCGAAGGCGTGCTGGCCACGGTGGTGCGCTACTACGGCGGCATCCAGCTGGGCGCGGGCGGCCTGGTGCGCGCCTACACCGACAGCGTGGCCCAGGCGCTGCTGCAGGCCGAGAAGGTGCCGATCCGCCGGCTCACTGCGCTGTGCTGCGAGGCGCCGTATGCGCTGGAAGGCCTGGTGCGCCGCGAGCTGGACGCAGCCGGCGCGCAGCTGCACGACGTGGCCCACGGCGAGGCGGTCGTCTTCCAGTTCAGCGTGACCGAAGAAGCCGCAGCGGCCCTGCAGGCCCGCCTGAACGAGGCCGGGCACGGTCGCTTGCGCTGGCCTGACCCCCAGCACTGA
- a CDS encoding CoA-acylating methylmalonate-semialdehyde dehydrogenase — protein MHTVGHFINGQHVNDPNARTQPVFDPALGVATRQVALASTATVQSAIAAAEAAFPAWRETPPSKRARIMFRFKQLLEERAEQLCALITAEHGKVLSDALGELQRGIENVEFACYAPELLKGEHSKNVGPAIDSWSEFQPLGVVAGITPFNFPAMVPLWMWPLAVVCGNTFVLKPSEKTPSSTLFLVELAKEAGLPDGVLNIVNGDKEAVDALIDSPVVQAISFVGSTPIAESIYTRGCATGKRVQALGGAKNHAVVMPDADLDNAVSALMGAAYGSCGERCMAIPVVVAVGDAVGDALAERLAAALKQMKVGPGTEPGNDMGPLVTPAHFEKVKGYVDAGVAEGATLVVDGRQTRIASAPEGFFLGGCLFDHVKPGMTIYRDEIFGPVLSIVRVGSLDEAMALIDAHEYGNGTCLFTRDGEAARYFTDRIKVGMVGVNVPLPVPVSFHSFGGWKRSLFGDLSAYGPDGVRFYTRRKTITQRWPSSGVREKAVFTFPSNQ, from the coding sequence ATGCACACCGTCGGACACTTCATCAACGGCCAGCACGTCAACGACCCCAACGCCCGCACCCAGCCGGTCTTCGATCCGGCCCTGGGCGTGGCCACGCGGCAGGTGGCGCTGGCCTCCACGGCCACCGTGCAATCGGCCATCGCTGCCGCCGAAGCCGCCTTCCCGGCCTGGCGCGAAACGCCGCCGTCCAAGCGCGCGCGCATCATGTTCCGCTTCAAGCAACTGCTGGAAGAGCGCGCCGAGCAGCTGTGCGCGCTGATCACCGCCGAACACGGCAAGGTGCTGAGCGACGCGCTGGGTGAGCTGCAGCGCGGCATCGAGAACGTCGAGTTCGCCTGTTATGCGCCCGAGCTGCTCAAGGGCGAGCACAGCAAGAACGTCGGCCCGGCCATCGACTCGTGGAGCGAGTTCCAGCCGCTGGGCGTGGTGGCCGGCATCACGCCGTTCAACTTCCCCGCCATGGTGCCGCTGTGGATGTGGCCGCTGGCCGTCGTGTGCGGCAACACCTTCGTGCTGAAGCCGTCCGAGAAGACCCCCTCGTCCACGCTGTTCCTGGTCGAGCTGGCCAAGGAAGCCGGCCTGCCGGACGGCGTGCTGAACATCGTGAACGGCGACAAGGAAGCAGTCGATGCCCTGATCGACAGCCCCGTGGTGCAGGCCATCAGCTTCGTGGGCTCCACGCCGATCGCCGAATCGATCTACACCCGCGGCTGCGCCACCGGCAAGCGCGTGCAGGCCCTGGGCGGCGCCAAGAACCACGCCGTGGTCATGCCCGATGCCGACCTGGACAACGCCGTGTCGGCGCTGATGGGTGCGGCCTATGGCTCATGTGGTGAGCGATGCATGGCCATCCCGGTGGTGGTGGCCGTGGGCGATGCCGTGGGCGACGCGCTGGCCGAGCGCCTGGCCGCGGCCCTGAAGCAGATGAAGGTCGGCCCCGGCACCGAGCCGGGCAACGACATGGGCCCGCTCGTCACGCCGGCCCACTTCGAGAAGGTCAAGGGCTACGTCGACGCGGGCGTGGCCGAAGGCGCCACGCTGGTGGTCGACGGCCGCCAGACCCGCATCGCCAGCGCACCGGAAGGCTTCTTCCTGGGCGGCTGCCTGTTCGACCACGTCAAGCCCGGCATGACGATCTACCGCGACGAGATCTTCGGCCCGGTGCTGAGCATCGTGCGCGTGGGCTCGCTGGACGAGGCCATGGCCCTGATCGACGCCCACGAATACGGCAACGGCACCTGCCTGTTCACGCGCGACGGCGAGGCCGCCCGCTACTTCACCGACCGCATCAAGGTCGGCATGGTGGGCGTGAACGTGCCGCTGCCGGTGCCCGTGTCCTTCCACAGCTTCGGCGGCTGGAAGCGCTCGCTCTTCGGCGACCTGAGTGCCTACGGCCCCGATGGCGTGCGCTTCTACACCCGCCGCAAGACCATCACGCAGCGTTGGCCCTCGTCGGGCGTGCGCGAGAAGGCCGTCTTCACCTTCCCGAGCAACCAGTAA
- a CDS encoding aspartate aminotransferase family protein gives MDLSDLPSSATALPTEAQLRAHWMPYTANRQFREDPRLLVAAQGCHYTDATGRAVFDGLSGLWTCGLGHGRREIADAVTRQLATLDYAPAFQFGHPLSFQLAERIVGRMPEGLNHVFFVGSGSEAADTSLKMARAYWRLKGQPGKTRFIGRLKGYHGVNFGGISVGGIGGNRKLYGEALHCDHLPHTQLPRNAFTRGMPDDGAHLADELLNLIALHDASNIAAVIVEPFSGSAGVIVPPKGYLQRLRELCTQHNILLIFDEVITGFGRTGAWTGAEAFGVTPDILNFAKQVTNGVVPMGGVAVRSEVHDTFMAAGGASHAIEFPHGYTYSAHPVACAAALATLDLLEQEDGPGRVRALAPHFEQTVHSLRGSPHVTDIRNIGLAAGFTIAPRDGDPTRRPYEIAMHCWRQGFYVRFGGDTIQLAPPFVSTPAQIDDLVNALGDALAATA, from the coding sequence ATGGACCTCAGCGACCTGCCCTCCTCCGCCACCGCGCTGCCCACCGAGGCCCAGCTTCGCGCGCACTGGATGCCCTACACCGCCAACCGCCAGTTCCGCGAAGACCCGCGGCTGCTGGTCGCCGCCCAGGGCTGCCACTACACCGACGCCACCGGCCGCGCGGTGTTCGACGGCCTGTCGGGCCTGTGGACCTGCGGCCTCGGCCACGGCCGCCGCGAGATCGCGGATGCGGTGACGCGTCAACTGGCCACGCTCGACTACGCGCCGGCCTTCCAGTTCGGCCACCCGCTGTCCTTCCAGCTGGCCGAGCGCATCGTGGGCCGGATGCCCGAGGGCCTGAACCACGTCTTCTTTGTCGGTTCGGGCTCGGAGGCCGCCGACACCTCGCTGAAGATGGCGCGGGCCTACTGGCGCCTCAAGGGCCAGCCCGGCAAGACGCGCTTCATCGGCCGGCTCAAGGGCTACCACGGCGTCAACTTCGGTGGCATCAGCGTGGGCGGCATCGGCGGCAACCGCAAGCTGTATGGCGAGGCCCTGCACTGCGACCACCTTCCCCACACCCAGCTGCCCCGCAACGCCTTCACCCGCGGCATGCCGGACGACGGCGCCCACCTGGCCGACGAGCTGCTGAACCTGATCGCGCTGCACGATGCGTCCAACATCGCGGCCGTCATCGTCGAGCCGTTCTCGGGTTCGGCCGGCGTCATCGTGCCGCCCAAGGGCTACCTGCAGCGCCTGCGCGAGCTCTGCACGCAGCACAACATCCTGCTGATCTTCGACGAGGTCATCACGGGCTTCGGGCGCACGGGCGCCTGGACGGGCGCCGAGGCCTTCGGCGTCACGCCCGACATCCTGAACTTCGCCAAACAGGTCACCAACGGCGTGGTGCCGATGGGCGGCGTGGCCGTGCGCAGCGAGGTGCACGACACCTTCATGGCCGCGGGCGGAGCATCCCACGCCATCGAGTTCCCACACGGCTACACCTACTCTGCCCACCCGGTGGCGTGCGCAGCCGCGCTGGCCACGCTCGACCTGCTGGAGCAGGAAGACGGCCCCGGCCGCGTGCGCGCCCTGGCCCCGCACTTCGAGCAGACCGTGCACAGCCTGAGGGGCAGCCCGCACGTGACCGACATCCGCAACATCGGCCTGGCTGCCGGCTTCACCATCGCCCCGCGCGACGGCGACCCGACGCGCCGCCCGTACGAGATCGCCATGCACTGCTGGCGCCAGGGCTTTTATGTGCGCTTCGGTGGCGACACAATCCAGCTGGCCCCGCCGTTCGTGAGCACGCCGGCCCAGATCGACGACCTGGTGAACGCCCTGGGCGATGCCCTGGCCGCCACCGCCTGA
- a CDS encoding LysR family transcriptional regulator — MVKKALLGQVGDTELRLLRIFRSVVECGGLAAAELELNIGRSTISRHLKDLEARLDLVLCRRGRAGFALTADGQRVYDGALRLLGALDAFREDVRDMHAELVGELHVGLFDKTVTNPQARIGQAIRAFRRRAPAVSLALTVSTLSEIEAAVMDGRLQVGVVPDHRRSDSLRYERLFGEHMYLYCGRQHPLFGVDHATLDWRELQDYDYAGLTFHSPNMDATHRFQLRRRAVASDQEAIATLILSGCYLGFLPDHYAATFEQHGLIQRIAHPECRYEVHFVAIRRRAAQPSRVAEAFMAELCAAHEPTG, encoded by the coding sequence ATGGTGAAGAAGGCCTTGCTGGGTCAGGTGGGGGACACCGAACTGCGTCTGCTGCGCATCTTCCGCTCGGTGGTCGAGTGCGGCGGGCTGGCTGCGGCCGAGCTCGAGCTCAACATCGGGCGCTCGACGATCAGCCGGCATCTGAAGGACCTGGAGGCGCGGCTCGACTTGGTGCTGTGCCGTCGGGGGCGGGCCGGTTTTGCGCTCACGGCCGATGGCCAGCGCGTCTACGATGGGGCGTTGCGCCTGCTGGGCGCGCTGGACGCGTTTCGCGAAGACGTGCGCGACATGCACGCCGAGCTGGTCGGCGAGCTGCACGTGGGCCTGTTCGACAAGACCGTGACCAACCCGCAGGCGCGCATCGGCCAGGCCATCCGCGCCTTCCGGCGACGAGCGCCGGCGGTGTCGCTCGCGCTGACGGTGTCGACGCTCAGCGAGATCGAAGCCGCCGTGATGGACGGCCGCCTGCAGGTGGGCGTGGTGCCCGATCACCGGCGATCGGACAGCCTGCGCTACGAGCGCCTGTTCGGCGAGCACATGTACCTCTACTGCGGCCGGCAGCACCCGTTGTTCGGCGTCGACCATGCGACCCTGGACTGGCGCGAGCTGCAGGACTACGACTACGCCGGCCTGACCTTCCACTCGCCCAACATGGACGCCACCCACCGTTTCCAGTTGCGGCGGCGTGCGGTGGCGAGCGACCAGGAGGCGATTGCCACGCTGATCCTGTCAGGCTGCTACCTGGGCTTTCTGCCCGACCACTACGCGGCCACGTTCGAGCAGCACGGCCTGATCCAGCGCATTGCCCACCCGGAATGCAGGTACGAGGTCCACTTTGTGGCCATCCGGCGGCGTGCGGCCCAACCTTCGCGCGTGGCCGAGGCGTTCATGGCCGAGCTGTGCGCAGCCCACGAGCCGACCGGTTGA
- a CDS encoding DUF3606 domain-containing protein, whose amino-acid sequence MPDPAEQAADDPNSRAIVDTHDAASIAHWAEALGLTTEALESAVKAVGPRVDRIKDHLTGGMAGTQQGG is encoded by the coding sequence ATGCCCGATCCCGCAGAACAAGCCGCCGACGACCCGAACTCGCGTGCCATCGTCGACACCCACGATGCGGCCTCGATCGCCCACTGGGCCGAGGCGCTCGGCCTTACCACCGAAGCGCTGGAAAGTGCCGTGAAGGCCGTAGGCCCCCGCGTCGACCGCATCAAGGACCACCTGACCGGCGGGATGGCCGGCACACAGCAGGGAGGATGA
- a CDS encoding DUF2062 domain-containing protein, protein MSLLTRYLPSPEALQGHRWLRWLGPTLQHPRLWHMSRRGLAMGMAVGMFFGLLIPVAQIPASAAAAVVLRANLPAAVGSTLVSNPVTFGPLYYGAWHLGKTMLGEEVASGEAPPAVAAARDGEPAAEPSASWWERTRVQLAGVGKPLLLGLLVMACGLGLLTYFLVSWGWWLRTRLRRHRRVKASLRAARTPDRVRTD, encoded by the coding sequence ATGTCATTGCTGACCCGCTATCTGCCTTCTCCCGAGGCCCTGCAAGGCCACCGCTGGTTGCGGTGGCTCGGGCCCACGCTGCAGCATCCCCGGCTGTGGCACATGAGCCGCCGTGGGCTGGCCATGGGGATGGCGGTCGGCATGTTCTTCGGGCTGCTGATTCCGGTGGCCCAGATTCCGGCCAGCGCAGCCGCGGCCGTGGTGCTGCGCGCGAACCTGCCGGCGGCCGTGGGCAGCACGCTGGTCTCGAACCCGGTGACGTTCGGACCGCTGTATTACGGGGCCTGGCACCTGGGCAAGACGATGCTGGGTGAAGAGGTCGCCTCCGGCGAGGCGCCTCCCGCCGTGGCCGCGGCCCGGGATGGCGAGCCCGCCGCCGAGCCGTCCGCCAGCTGGTGGGAGCGCACCCGGGTTCAACTCGCGGGGGTCGGCAAGCCGCTGCTGCTGGGCCTGCTCGTCATGGCGTGCGGCCTGGGGTTGCTGACCTACTTCCTCGTGTCGTGGGGGTGGTGGCTGCGCACGCGGCTGCGTCGGCACCGTCGCGTGAAGGCCAGTCTGCGCGCCGCGCGCACGCCCGATCGCGTCAGAACAGATTGA
- a CDS encoding phosphatase PAP2 family protein, whose protein sequence is MAATPPEQDKPAPPELTLWAAARTVWPWLCRGSLTCLEWERTCARWLHRATVWPSVLIAMRAVSGLSDGLVWYLAFPALLLWGGPSGLHCALRLAGMSGVNLLIYKALKQGTGRPRPFKTCPGIRVCARPLDEYSFPSGHTLHAVAFGVILSTYYPVLAWPLGVFAALVALSRVVLGLHYPSDVLIGALIGAVSAWATLNLF, encoded by the coding sequence ATGGCAGCCACGCCCCCGGAACAAGACAAGCCCGCGCCGCCTGAACTGACACTCTGGGCCGCCGCCCGCACGGTGTGGCCCTGGCTGTGCCGTGGCAGCCTCACCTGTCTGGAATGGGAACGGACCTGCGCGCGCTGGCTGCATCGGGCCACGGTGTGGCCCTCGGTGCTGATCGCCATGCGGGCCGTCAGCGGCCTGTCAGACGGGCTGGTGTGGTATCTCGCCTTTCCCGCGTTGCTGTTGTGGGGCGGGCCCTCCGGCCTGCACTGCGCCCTGCGGCTCGCCGGCATGAGCGGCGTGAACCTGCTGATCTACAAGGCACTGAAGCAGGGCACGGGCCGCCCTCGCCCGTTCAAGACCTGCCCGGGCATCCGCGTGTGCGCGCGGCCACTCGACGAATACAGCTTTCCCAGCGGGCACACGCTGCATGCCGTGGCCTTCGGTGTGATCCTGTCGACCTACTACCCGGTGCTCGCGTGGCCACTGGGTGTGTTTGCCGCGCTGGTGGCGCTCTCGCGCGTGGTGCTCGGGCTGCACTACCCCAGCGATGTGCTGATCGGCGCGCTCATCGGTGCGGTGTCGGCCTGGGCCACGCTCAATCTGTTCTGA
- a CDS encoding glycosyltransferase family 4 protein codes for MRLVYLTETYPPEINGVSLTVERTVAFLRRQGHQVSLFRPRQRDEAPQDSRDEWRTAGLPIPMYPDLRFGLAWPAAVRARLQQLRPALVHLATPGPLAWAAMRAARQLDIPVTTDFRTNFHLYSAHYGLSWLSPVVLRGLRAFHDGAQRNHVPTELARRELARAGFGQLEVIGRGVDTERFHPRHHCESLRAQFAPPDAPLLLYVGRLAAEKNVDLALQAFEVVRAGMPRASMVVVGDGPARRTLQARYPAAHFVGMQSGMALSRFYATADLFLFPSLSDTFGNVVLEALASSLPVIAFDLGAAAELVQGSGAGRVIPVGHPEQFITAACALAWQHRHAAAQRQRARSVALKARWDHVLSQFEHSLLEVAHGSHAPGTRQARAA; via the coding sequence GTGCGCCTCGTCTACCTCACCGAAACGTATCCGCCCGAGATCAACGGCGTGTCGCTCACCGTGGAGCGCACTGTCGCGTTCCTGCGGCGACAGGGTCACCAGGTGAGCCTGTTCCGACCTCGTCAGCGGGACGAAGCCCCACAGGACTCCCGCGACGAGTGGCGCACGGCCGGCCTGCCCATTCCCATGTACCCCGATCTGCGCTTCGGCCTGGCCTGGCCTGCCGCCGTGCGTGCCCGCCTGCAGCAGCTGCGGCCAGCCCTGGTGCACCTGGCAACGCCCGGCCCGCTTGCGTGGGCCGCGATGCGCGCCGCGCGGCAACTCGACATCCCGGTGACCACGGACTTCCGCACCAACTTCCACCTCTACAGCGCGCACTACGGGCTGTCGTGGCTATCGCCGGTGGTGCTGCGCGGCCTGCGCGCCTTTCACGATGGCGCACAGCGCAACCACGTGCCCACCGAGCTGGCCCGACGTGAACTGGCGCGCGCCGGCTTTGGCCAGCTGGAGGTGATCGGACGGGGCGTCGACACGGAGCGGTTTCATCCGCGCCACCACTGCGAATCCCTGCGGGCCCAGTTTGCACCGCCCGATGCGCCGCTGCTGCTGTATGTGGGACGGCTGGCCGCCGAGAAGAACGTCGACCTCGCGTTGCAGGCCTTCGAGGTGGTGCGCGCCGGCATGCCGCGCGCCAGCATGGTGGTCGTGGGTGACGGCCCCGCGCGGCGCACGCTGCAGGCCCGCTACCCCGCTGCGCACTTCGTCGGCATGCAGTCGGGCATGGCGCTGTCGCGGTTCTATGCCACCGCCGACCTGTTCCTCTTCCCGTCGCTGAGCGACACCTTCGGCAACGTCGTGCTCGAGGCGCTGGCCAGCAGCCTGCCCGTGATCGCCTTCGACCTCGGTGCAGCAGCCGAACTCGTCCAGGGCAGTGGGGCCGGCCGGGTCATTCCCGTGGGGCACCCCGAACAGTTCATCACGGCAGCGTGTGCGCTGGCCTGGCAGCACCGCCATGCCGCCGCCCAGCGCCAGCGCGCACGGTCCGTGGCCTTGAAGGCCCGCTGGGATCACGTGCTGAGCCAGTTCGAACACAGCCTCCTGGAGGTCGCCCATGGCAGCCACGCCCCCGGAACAAGACAAGCCCGCGCCGCCTGA